One region of Clostridiales bacterium genomic DNA includes:
- the rpe gene encoding ribulose-phosphate 3-epimerase, giving the protein MTKLAPSILSADFCTLGEDIRQIEAGGADYVHIDVMDGIFVPNISIGIPVVKSVRRYTQMFLDVHLMIDRPHRYVGAFCDAGADLVVFHVEADEPQDIFAAIEDVKAHGKKVGLAIKPKTPESVLIPYLPLLDLALVMTVEPGFGGQRFMADQLPKIAALHERILQVNPACELEVDGGIDPETSPLVKQAGANVLVAGSAVFRRCDRAAAIAAIRNA; this is encoded by the coding sequence ATGACAAAACTTGCACCTTCCATTCTCTCGGCGGACTTCTGCACGCTTGGCGAGGACATTCGCCAGATTGAGGCCGGCGGTGCGGACTATGTCCACATTGACGTGATGGACGGCATTTTTGTGCCGAATATCTCGATCGGCATTCCGGTCGTGAAGTCCGTGCGTAGGTATACGCAGATGTTTCTGGATGTGCATCTCATGATCGACCGGCCGCATCGCTATGTCGGCGCGTTTTGCGATGCCGGTGCGGACCTGGTCGTGTTCCATGTCGAGGCGGACGAGCCGCAGGACATTTTCGCCGCGATCGAGGATGTGAAGGCGCACGGCAAAAAGGTCGGCCTTGCCATTAAGCCGAAGACGCCGGAGAGCGTGCTCATTCCGTATCTGCCGCTGCTGGATCTGGCGCTGGTCATGACGGTGGAGCCCGGCTTCGGCGGACAGCGCTTCATGGCCGATCAGCTGCCGAAGATCGCAGCGCTGCACGAGCGCATCCTGCAGGTCAATCCTGCGTGCGAGCTGGAGGTGGACGGCGGCATCGACCCGGAGACATCCCCGCTCGTAAAGCAAGCAGGCGCCAACGTGCTTGTGGCCGGCAGTGCCGTGTTTCGCCGGTGTGACCGCGCGGCCGCCATCGCCGCCATCCGCAATGCTTGA